From a single Methanofollis sp. W23 genomic region:
- a CDS encoding dockerin type I repeat-containing protein has product MTKICLLLVCILTMVCGAACAAEISVQDSVAETGPGVFTIATDEIIGTEGIGFRLSYDPDDLNITGVTNISDGIGGYVNYHADDGNLSVALIFPGTVTVPAGEPLVSVAYTTRSSEPRSVLMRLHDSEYSASYQNLDFARESEGIFSFRKVVTDTIKNGTWSARTPARYRYEMVPGAIVHAPYASNGGKTVFLSDLAVRKCVEGSWVAVSPANVSVAEDGNVTLSGDLGDVAKLDLTFTGRVSGDVNANGITNSADARDIARHARDLSSLDEMGVFYGDVNRDGLLDQADAREVAEYAAGILDEHFHQRS; this is encoded by the coding sequence ATGACAAAGATATGCCTGCTCTTGGTTTGCATCCTGACGATGGTTTGCGGAGCGGCATGCGCGGCAGAGATCTCAGTGCAGGATTCGGTGGCTGAGACCGGGCCAGGGGTGTTTACGATCGCAACCGACGAGATAATAGGGACTGAAGGGATCGGCTTCAGGCTTTCGTACGATCCTGACGATCTCAACATCACCGGGGTCACGAACATCTCCGACGGGATCGGGGGGTATGTGAACTACCATGCGGATGACGGGAACCTCTCGGTGGCGCTCATCTTCCCTGGGACAGTGACGGTACCTGCTGGTGAACCCCTGGTCTCGGTCGCATACACCACCCGTTCCTCTGAGCCCAGATCTGTTCTGATGAGACTGCATGACTCCGAATACAGCGCCAGTTATCAGAACCTGGACTTTGCCCGTGAGAGTGAGGGCATCTTTTCCTTCAGGAAGGTGGTAACCGACACGATAAAGAACGGCACCTGGAGTGCACGGACTCCTGCCAGGTATAGGTATGAGATGGTGCCTGGCGCAATTGTGCATGCACCTTATGCCTCCAATGGTGGGAAGACGGTCTTCCTGAGCGATCTGGCGGTGAGGAAGTGTGTCGAAGGCTCATGGGTGGCGGTCTCCCCGGCAAATGTCAGCGTCGCCGAAGACGGCAATGTTACTCTCTCTGGAGACCTGGGCGACGTTGCAAAGCTCGATCTGACCTTCACCGGGAGAGTTTCAGGAGACGTCAATGCCAACGGGATCACGAACTCTGCAGATGCACGGGATATTGCGAGACATGCAAGAGACCTCTCTTCACTCGATGAAATGGGTGTCTTCTACGGCGACGTGAATCGCGACGGGCTCCTGGATCAGGCTGATGCACGTGAGGTGGCGGAATATGCCGCCGGCATACTGGACGAACATTTCCACCAGAGATCCTGA
- a CDS encoding ACT domain-containing protein → MAEKKYLIKQISIFSENKPGRLAAIARALQEAGVNILAFSIAEANGFGVVRALVNKPELAHTTLTSLGFMVSFTDVIAVAMRDEPGGLFEIARILGEAGINIEYSYAYSGKDGAVLILRVDQVEEGVKKILAAGGTLLDVSLFQ, encoded by the coding sequence ATGGCAGAGAAGAAGTATCTCATCAAGCAGATCTCGATCTTTTCAGAGAACAAGCCTGGCCGCCTGGCGGCCATCGCCAGGGCCCTCCAGGAGGCGGGCGTGAACATCCTGGCCTTCTCCATCGCGGAGGCGAACGGGTTTGGCGTCGTGCGGGCGCTCGTGAACAAACCTGAACTCGCCCACACGACCCTCACCAGCCTCGGGTTCATGGTCTCATTCACCGACGTGATCGCCGTGGCAATGCGCGACGAACCGGGCGGGCTCTTCGAGATCGCCAGGATCCTGGGCGAGGCCGGGATCAATATCGAGTATTCGTATGCCTACTCTGGCAAGGACGGAGCGGTGCTCATCCTGCGGGTCGACCAGGTGGAGGAGGGGGTCAAGAAGATCCTTGCCGCCGGCGGGACGCTCCTGGACGTGTCACTGTTTCAGTGA
- a CDS encoding phenylacetate--CoA ligase encodes MPVEELKRLQYRLLKTLVYRLYSFSDFYHTRMREANVHPDDIRTLADITRLPFMYKRDLRDHYPDHLFTATQDELVRYHVSSGTTGKPTVVGYTATDLENWTASLARSLTACGLGRGDVMQVSYGYGLFTGGLGMHYGAERIGATVLPSSTGNTERQIELMQDLHVTAIACTPSYLVHIGETAEKMGVSIKNDTDLRIGVLGAEPWSEAMRTKLQDSLGIRVYDIYGTSELSGPMFTECTEQNGIHIWGDLAYPEIIDPETGEPLPAGEKGELVMTVLKKEALPMIRYRVGDVTVLNDEPCACGRTSPRIMRIQGRVDDMLIVRGINVFPSQVEHALMEIPEVVGSAFQIVVDRKGALDSMLVRVEMSPEAFSDKITDLMQIRGKVAHILKSSLNVAAQVELMAPGALPRFEGKAQRVIDRRVY; translated from the coding sequence ATGCCGGTCGAGGAGTTAAAGCGGCTTCAGTACCGCCTTCTCAAGACGCTGGTCTACCGGCTGTACAGTTTCAGCGACTTCTATCATACGCGGATGCGCGAGGCGAACGTCCATCCTGACGACATCAGGACGCTCGCCGACATCACCAGGCTCCCGTTCATGTACAAGCGCGACCTGCGCGACCACTATCCCGACCACCTCTTCACTGCCACGCAGGACGAACTCGTACGGTACCACGTCTCCTCAGGGACGACCGGCAAGCCCACCGTCGTCGGCTACACGGCAACCGACCTGGAGAACTGGACGGCTTCCCTGGCCCGCTCGCTGACAGCGTGCGGCCTGGGACGCGGCGACGTGATGCAGGTGAGTTACGGCTATGGGCTCTTCACCGGCGGCCTGGGGATGCATTATGGGGCCGAGCGGATCGGGGCGACGGTCCTCCCGTCGAGCACCGGCAACACTGAGCGGCAGATCGAGTTGATGCAGGACCTCCATGTGACGGCCATCGCCTGCACGCCGTCGTACCTCGTGCATATCGGCGAGACAGCCGAGAAGATGGGGGTCTCGATCAAGAACGACACCGACCTGCGGATCGGGGTGCTGGGCGCTGAGCCCTGGTCTGAGGCAATGCGGACAAAGCTCCAGGATTCCCTCGGGATCAGGGTGTACGACATCTATGGCACCTCAGAACTCTCTGGACCAATGTTCACCGAGTGCACCGAGCAGAACGGGATCCATATATGGGGCGACCTCGCATACCCGGAGATCATTGATCCCGAGACCGGCGAGCCGCTTCCTGCCGGCGAGAAGGGCGAACTGGTGATGACGGTCCTGAAAAAGGAAGCCCTCCCGATGATCCGCTACCGTGTCGGGGACGTGACCGTCCTGAACGACGAACCCTGTGCCTGCGGCCGGACGTCGCCGCGGATCATGCGCATCCAGGGACGGGTCGACGATATGCTCATCGTGCGCGGGATCAATGTCTTCCCATCACAGGTCGAGCACGCCCTCATGGAGATCCCTGAGGTGGTCGGGAGCGCCTTCCAGATCGTGGTGGACCGGAAGGGCGCCCTCGACTCGATGCTGGTGCGGGTAGAGATGAGTCCTGAGGCCTTCTCTGACAAGATCACCGACCTGATGCAGATCAGAGGGAAAGTCGCCCACATTCTCAAGAGTTCCCTCAATGTCGCCGCGCAAGTCGAACTGATGGCCCCGGGCGCCCTCCCGCGCTTCGAGGGGAAGGCACAGAGAGTGATTGACCGGAGAGTGTACTGA